The following proteins are co-located in the Macadamia integrifolia cultivar HAES 741 chromosome 3, SCU_Mint_v3, whole genome shotgun sequence genome:
- the LOC122073792 gene encoding putative aminoacrylate hydrolase RutD isoform X2, which translates to MAVNRKISAASARAHTRKSKQNSSFQLPSGLFKKISVVLLIGFLAWAYQAIQPPPPKICGSPGGPPVTAPRIKLRDGRHLAYRENGVPRLKAKYKIIWVHGIESCRHDVMQLSPEITEDLGIYLLSFDRDGYGESDPNPKRTVKSTALDIEELADQLGLRSKFYVIGHSMGGAVAWTCLKYIPHRLAGVALLAPVVNFWWPGLPTNLTKEAYEQQLLQDQWTVRVAHYTPWLTYWWNTQRWFPASSILAHSPEVLSRQDKECMPKFARRNEYMAQVRQQGEFDCVFRDLNFGFGNWEFDPMKLENPFRDDEGSVHLWQGDEDRLVPVTLQRYVAGKLPWIHYHELPGSGHMFSCIDSINDAIVKALLLGEK; encoded by the exons ATGGCAGTTAACAGAAAAATATCGGCTGCATCAGCGAGGGCTCACACCAGAAAATCAAAGCAGAACAGCTCATTTCAGCTACCTTCAG GATTGTTTAAGAAAATATCAGTGGTCTTGTTGATTGGGTTTTTGGCATGGGCTTATCAAGCCATCCAACCTCCACCACCCAAGATCTGTGGCTCTCCAGGCGGTCCACCTGTTACCGCTCCTAGAATTAAACTCAGGGATGGAAGGCATTTGGCTTACAGAGAGAACGGTGTCCCCAGACTTAAGGCAAAATATAAGATTATCTGGGTTCATGGCATCGAGTCTTGCAGACATGATGTGATGCAGCTATCTCCG GAAATAACTGAAGATTTAGGCATCTACTTGCTGTCCTTTGACAGAGATGGGTATGGCGAGAGTGATCCCAATCCAAAGCGAACAGTGAAAAGTACAGCTCTGGATATAGAAGAGCTTGCTGATCAGTTGGGACTGAGATCCAAATTCTATGTAATTGGGCATTCCATGGGCGGTGCAGTGGCTTGGACCTGCCTCAAGTATATTCCTCACAG GCTTGCAGGGGTTGCACTACTTGCTCCGGTTGTCAATTTCTGGTGGCCTGGCTTGCCCACCAATTTAACTAAAGAAGCATATGAGCAGCAACTACTGCAGGACCAATGGACGGTAAGGGTCGCTCATTACACCCCATGGCTGACCTACTGGTGGAACACTCAGAGATGGTTTCCTGCTTCAAGTATTCTAGCCCATTCCCCTGAGGTTCTTTCTCGCCAAGATAAAGAGTGCATGCCCAAGTTTGCAAGGAGAAATGAGTACATG GCACAGGTTAGGCAGCAAGGGGAATTCGACTGTGTGTTCCGTGACTTAAATTTTGGCTTTGGAAATTGGGAATTTGATCCAATGAAACTAGAAAACCCATTTCGAGACGATGAAGGTTCCGTTCACTTATGGCAGGGAGATGAGGACAGGCTTGTACCAGTTACCCTGCAGCGTTATGTTGCTGGAAAGCTCCCATGGATTCATTATCATGAGCTACCAGGTTCAGGTCATATGTTTTCTTGCATAGATAGTATAAATGACGCTATTGTAAAGGCACTCTTGCTTGGAGAAAAGTAG
- the LOC122073792 gene encoding putative aminoacrylate hydrolase RutD isoform X1: protein MAVNRKISAASARAHTRKSKQNSSFQLPSEFSGLFKKISVVLLIGFLAWAYQAIQPPPPKICGSPGGPPVTAPRIKLRDGRHLAYRENGVPRLKAKYKIIWVHGIESCRHDVMQLSPEITEDLGIYLLSFDRDGYGESDPNPKRTVKSTALDIEELADQLGLRSKFYVIGHSMGGAVAWTCLKYIPHRLAGVALLAPVVNFWWPGLPTNLTKEAYEQQLLQDQWTVRVAHYTPWLTYWWNTQRWFPASSILAHSPEVLSRQDKECMPKFARRNEYMAQVRQQGEFDCVFRDLNFGFGNWEFDPMKLENPFRDDEGSVHLWQGDEDRLVPVTLQRYVAGKLPWIHYHELPGSGHMFSCIDSINDAIVKALLLGEK from the exons ATGGCAGTTAACAGAAAAATATCGGCTGCATCAGCGAGGGCTCACACCAGAAAATCAAAGCAGAACAGCTCATTTCAGCTACCTTCAG AATTTTCAGGATTGTTTAAGAAAATATCAGTGGTCTTGTTGATTGGGTTTTTGGCATGGGCTTATCAAGCCATCCAACCTCCACCACCCAAGATCTGTGGCTCTCCAGGCGGTCCACCTGTTACCGCTCCTAGAATTAAACTCAGGGATGGAAGGCATTTGGCTTACAGAGAGAACGGTGTCCCCAGACTTAAGGCAAAATATAAGATTATCTGGGTTCATGGCATCGAGTCTTGCAGACATGATGTGATGCAGCTATCTCCG GAAATAACTGAAGATTTAGGCATCTACTTGCTGTCCTTTGACAGAGATGGGTATGGCGAGAGTGATCCCAATCCAAAGCGAACAGTGAAAAGTACAGCTCTGGATATAGAAGAGCTTGCTGATCAGTTGGGACTGAGATCCAAATTCTATGTAATTGGGCATTCCATGGGCGGTGCAGTGGCTTGGACCTGCCTCAAGTATATTCCTCACAG GCTTGCAGGGGTTGCACTACTTGCTCCGGTTGTCAATTTCTGGTGGCCTGGCTTGCCCACCAATTTAACTAAAGAAGCATATGAGCAGCAACTACTGCAGGACCAATGGACGGTAAGGGTCGCTCATTACACCCCATGGCTGACCTACTGGTGGAACACTCAGAGATGGTTTCCTGCTTCAAGTATTCTAGCCCATTCCCCTGAGGTTCTTTCTCGCCAAGATAAAGAGTGCATGCCCAAGTTTGCAAGGAGAAATGAGTACATG GCACAGGTTAGGCAGCAAGGGGAATTCGACTGTGTGTTCCGTGACTTAAATTTTGGCTTTGGAAATTGGGAATTTGATCCAATGAAACTAGAAAACCCATTTCGAGACGATGAAGGTTCCGTTCACTTATGGCAGGGAGATGAGGACAGGCTTGTACCAGTTACCCTGCAGCGTTATGTTGCTGGAAAGCTCCCATGGATTCATTATCATGAGCTACCAGGTTCAGGTCATATGTTTTCTTGCATAGATAGTATAAATGACGCTATTGTAAAGGCACTCTTGCTTGGAGAAAAGTAG